A single window of Coturnix japonica isolate 7356 chromosome 17, Coturnix japonica 2.1, whole genome shotgun sequence DNA harbors:
- the STPG3 gene encoding protein STPG3: MDASRRSGKNCPSSGPASRRVKVEHGFNPLCSLCCPQPDGAMYPPYIREQRTNLDVLRNRKPIETPGPGAYDVDPGYRACLPSSRSITIQGVRRPKRHDIGPFTTF; this comes from the exons ATGG ATGCATCGCGCCGCAGTGGGAAGAACTGTCCGAGCTCGGGGCCGGCCAGCAGGAGAGTGAAGGTGGAACATGGATTTAAT CCcttgtgcagcctgtgctgccctCAGCCTGACGGAGCCATGTACCCACCCTACATCAGAGAGCAGCGGACAAACCTGGATGTTCTCAGGAACCGTAAACCTATCG agacGCCAGGACCTGGAGCATATGATGTAGACCCAGGCTATCGAGCTTGCTTACCCAGCTCCCGCAGCATCACCATCCAAGGAGTCAGGAGACCCAAGAGACACGACATCGGCCCCTTTACAACATTCTGA